From one Alphaproteobacteria bacterium genomic stretch:
- a CDS encoding adenine phosphoribosyltransferase, translated as MDFKKHIRTIQDFPKPGIEFYDISTLLAHGEAWKNAINELTKIIAPLKPDLLAAIESRGFLIAAPLAYQLNCGFVMMRKKGKLPGKTTSYTYDLEYGTDTMEIQSDLIQEHQRIVLVDDLLATGGTLQAAIHLLEAMNAQICAAATIIELSALKGRDKIKVPFTSLISYP; from the coding sequence ATGGATTTCAAAAAACATATACGCACCATTCAAGATTTCCCTAAACCGGGCATTGAATTTTATGATATTTCAACGCTACTTGCACATGGTGAAGCGTGGAAAAACGCCATAAATGAGCTCACCAAAATAATCGCTCCCTTAAAACCTGATTTATTAGCTGCCATTGAATCACGTGGCTTTCTTATTGCAGCGCCTCTCGCTTACCAATTAAATTGTGGTTTTGTAATGATGCGCAAAAAAGGTAAATTGCCTGGCAAAACAACGTCATACACATACGATCTTGAATATGGTACGGATACAATGGAAATCCAAAGCGACCTTATTCAAGAACATCAACGCATTGTTCTTGTTGACGATTTATTGGCGACAGGTGGCACATTACAAGCAGCCATTCATCTATTGGAAGCAATGAATGCGCAAATTTGTGCAGCAGCAACCATTATTGAGCTAAGCGCACTCAAAGGACGCGACAAAATAAAGGTGCCCTTTACTTCACTCATTTCATACCCATAA
- a CDS encoding DMT family transporter: MQQKSNSMLFIKASLFFIISLFISSSNDVLMRFLGERLDSFQVAWFRFFFGTLSLLPFMLYYGKKSFYTSRPFIHFIRGALLFVAVAAWSMGLSAKDVPFTLATTMSFTVPIFVLILAYIFLKEKIALSRWAAAILGLFGILVSLEVHSADFNIYSLVFLISVIFFASLDIINKVLIVKESTLAMLFYSALVTTIIGFIPAILVWQNPTLNELFLLFILGAGGNLILYFILKAFALVDVSALAPLRYVEIIFSTAFAYFLFHEQLKNSILLGCAIIIPATLFLAYTEAKKTKFEKERM, encoded by the coding sequence ATGCAGCAAAAATCAAATTCTATGCTTTTCATTAAAGCATCTTTATTTTTTATTATTTCACTCTTCATTTCATCAAGCAATGATGTCCTTATGCGCTTTTTAGGTGAACGGCTTGATTCATTTCAAGTCGCTTGGTTTCGTTTCTTTTTCGGCACCTTAAGTCTTCTACCCTTCATGCTCTATTACGGCAAAAAATCTTTCTATACGTCTAGACCCTTTATTCATTTTATCCGTGGTGCACTTCTTTTTGTGGCTGTCGCTGCTTGGTCAATGGGATTAAGCGCCAAAGATGTACCGTTCACACTTGCAACAACAATGAGCTTCACCGTCCCCATTTTTGTACTTATTTTGGCATATATCTTCTTAAAAGAAAAAATTGCCCTATCACGTTGGGCTGCAGCAATATTAGGCCTTTTTGGTATTCTCGTCAGCCTTGAAGTACACTCAGCCGATTTTAACATATATAGCCTTGTCTTTCTTATATCAGTCATATTTTTTGCAAGTCTTGATATTATCAATAAAGTCCTTATTGTTAAGGAATCAACCTTAGCGATGTTGTTTTACTCAGCCCTTGTAACAACAATCATTGGTTTTATACCGGCCATATTAGTCTGGCAAAACCCAACCTTAAATGAATTATTTCTATTGTTTATTTTAGGTGCAGGTGGCAATTTGATTTTATACTTTATTTTAAAGGCCTTTGCGCTCGTTGACGTATCGGCGCTTGCCCCTTTACGTTATGTTGAAATAATTTTTTCAACAGCTTTTGCTTATTTTCTGTTTCATGAACAACTTAAAAACTCTATCCTGTTAGGATGTGCGATTATCATTCCAGCGACATTGTTCTTGGCCTACACAGAAGCCAAGAAAACGAAATTTGAAAAAGAAAGAATGTAA